A single window of Candidatus Flexicrinis affinis DNA harbors:
- a CDS encoding UvrD-helicase domain-containing protein: MSESAARPRLDDQQRLAVETLDRSVAVVAGAGTGKTTVLVERFVALLDTRPDWPITSIVAITFTERAAEEMRSRVRQRILERLATAQGSDRRRWADHLARIEAARISTIHGMCSEVIRANAAAAGVDPGFQVADEATAAVLMRDALAVALREIVSAEADTNDPDFSAAHAVLTGYEHTKIEEILLKPKQFRGLQPLPSSVDEVEAMYEAYAADAFQRFFKSSPVMELRSLVPPNAPEDLFVVKVLEAQRILTDAAEAPSAATCMEALARFDMVVSGGSTKLWDVGDLAYAKSLVSEIKQVLKKLSEVLTFDRDVEKLALRLSHGWSMLINRVLAAYEDRKRAENVLDFEDLEIKAEALLARPEVRRRYAGREIRHVMVDEFQDTNHRQWNITQGLAPGLMDGGVFIVGDPKQSIYRFRGADVTIFRAASDQIERAGGLVVRMNRSYRTHSALIAQFNRLFTGVMRPSPDAAQIEQFVTFDENHTLVAQRESPDDHLDVQLIGLDPSTNNRNVASEARIVAARIRDMVTTESLTVVDRRTNQPRPAGYGDIAVLLRSFKSNSKHFEQAFVEFGVPYVTQSGGGFYDRREIRDLIELLKALRNPADNLALAAALHSPLFALSDVDLLALRTRGGALFEALDEEAALQAEHESLEHPIVFANTIYNGLRAIAGRVSADALLLQAIAETNYLASIGRLPDGPQMRANVEKLVDIAREYGAAALPDFITFLDVSRAEDVKEAGVALDSRSSVRLTTIHGCKGLEFPVVWLADGNLATRASGNTVIAAESIVCALPKLGEDKSDSKAFLYQRAQKHGKEADDAEVQRLLYVAATRARDALFISSSKPKFLSALSEALDGQAITVATTPQSPQLTPELLQRVKDTRFPLAETLPAAPPPSRRRLTATDIADYGSLINADTEEERDYYRHRIRRRLHADDFEPVESLTYDAQIGMPSQRRIGSLVHSALLYRVDAMMKNDPEGADQAIDSLVWEAGITLSDARRKVVDRVRSYLKSYINSPIARDIDRAKEVYRELPFVIERDGQLVHGTMDLVYVDHDSRWTVVDFKTDSVPDDMGRITAHARRYLLQLAVYAAALRERIGVTPTAQVVYLRYPQHVVTLPAAELDRELESLKLDAIDANFDLSGPRT; encoded by the coding sequence ATGTCCGAAAGCGCAGCCCGCCCCCGCCTCGACGATCAGCAGCGCCTCGCCGTAGAGACGCTGGATCGCAGCGTGGCGGTCGTGGCGGGAGCAGGCACCGGCAAGACGACCGTGCTGGTCGAGCGATTCGTCGCCTTGCTCGACACCCGCCCAGACTGGCCGATCACGTCGATCGTGGCAATCACCTTTACGGAACGCGCCGCGGAGGAGATGCGGTCACGCGTCCGCCAACGCATCCTCGAACGCCTTGCCACGGCGCAAGGCAGCGACCGCCGCCGCTGGGCCGATCATCTCGCCCGGATTGAAGCTGCGCGAATCTCGACAATCCACGGCATGTGCAGCGAGGTCATCCGCGCCAATGCGGCCGCTGCCGGCGTCGACCCGGGGTTCCAAGTCGCAGACGAGGCTACCGCGGCCGTGCTGATGCGGGACGCACTGGCAGTCGCCTTGCGGGAGATCGTCAGCGCGGAAGCCGATACGAACGACCCGGACTTCTCTGCAGCACACGCCGTACTCACTGGCTACGAACATACGAAGATTGAAGAAATTCTGCTGAAACCCAAGCAGTTTCGTGGTCTGCAGCCCTTGCCGTCCTCCGTCGACGAAGTCGAGGCGATGTACGAGGCTTACGCCGCGGATGCCTTTCAGCGGTTCTTTAAGAGTTCGCCGGTGATGGAACTCCGGAGTTTGGTTCCGCCGAACGCGCCAGAGGATTTGTTCGTCGTAAAAGTGCTGGAAGCGCAGCGAATTCTCACAGATGCCGCCGAAGCGCCGTCGGCGGCGACCTGCATGGAGGCTCTGGCTAGGTTCGACATGGTGGTTTCCGGCGGGTCCACTAAGCTTTGGGACGTGGGCGATCTCGCCTATGCGAAGTCACTTGTTTCGGAAATCAAGCAGGTACTAAAAAAGCTCTCCGAGGTACTCACGTTCGACCGCGATGTTGAAAAGCTCGCGCTGCGCTTGTCCCATGGCTGGAGCATGCTGATCAACCGCGTGTTGGCGGCCTACGAGGACCGCAAGCGCGCCGAGAACGTGCTCGACTTCGAAGACCTTGAGATCAAGGCGGAAGCGCTGCTGGCGCGCCCCGAGGTACGCCGGCGCTATGCCGGCCGCGAAATCCGGCACGTGATGGTCGACGAATTCCAAGACACCAATCACCGGCAGTGGAACATCACCCAGGGTTTGGCGCCGGGGCTGATGGACGGCGGCGTGTTCATCGTCGGCGACCCTAAGCAGTCAATCTACAGGTTCCGCGGCGCGGACGTCACGATTTTCAGGGCGGCCAGCGACCAGATCGAGCGCGCAGGCGGCCTTGTCGTCCGCATGAACCGGTCGTACCGGACGCACAGCGCGCTCATCGCCCAATTCAACCGCCTGTTCACCGGTGTGATGCGGCCCTCGCCCGACGCCGCGCAGATCGAGCAGTTCGTGACCTTCGACGAGAATCACACGCTCGTGGCCCAGCGCGAAAGCCCGGACGACCACCTCGACGTGCAGCTCATCGGCCTTGACCCATCCACCAACAATCGGAACGTCGCCTCGGAAGCGCGGATCGTTGCCGCGCGCATCCGCGACATGGTGACGACCGAGAGCCTTACGGTCGTCGACCGCCGAACGAATCAGCCGCGTCCGGCGGGTTACGGCGACATCGCCGTCTTGCTCCGCAGCTTCAAGTCAAATTCGAAACATTTCGAGCAGGCATTCGTCGAATTCGGCGTACCTTATGTGACCCAAAGCGGCGGCGGATTCTACGACCGGCGCGAGATTCGCGACCTCATCGAACTGCTCAAGGCGCTCCGCAACCCGGCTGACAACCTCGCGCTGGCGGCGGCGCTGCACAGCCCGCTGTTCGCACTCTCTGACGTCGACCTGCTTGCGCTGCGGACCCGAGGCGGAGCGCTGTTTGAGGCGCTGGACGAGGAAGCCGCGCTGCAAGCCGAGCACGAATCGCTCGAGCACCCGATCGTCTTTGCGAACACCATCTACAACGGTTTGCGCGCGATCGCTGGCCGTGTCTCGGCGGATGCGCTGCTGTTGCAGGCCATTGCCGAGACCAACTATCTCGCGTCGATCGGTCGGCTGCCGGACGGCCCGCAAATGCGTGCCAACGTCGAGAAGCTGGTGGACATCGCCCGCGAGTACGGCGCGGCCGCACTGCCCGACTTCATCACGTTCCTCGACGTCTCGCGCGCTGAAGATGTCAAGGAGGCGGGCGTCGCGCTCGACAGCAGGTCGTCGGTGCGGCTTACGACGATTCATGGCTGCAAGGGCCTTGAGTTTCCGGTCGTGTGGCTTGCCGACGGGAATCTCGCTACGAGAGCGTCGGGCAACACGGTGATCGCGGCAGAGTCGATCGTATGTGCGCTCCCCAAGCTTGGAGAGGACAAGTCGGACTCGAAAGCGTTCTTGTACCAAAGGGCGCAGAAACACGGCAAGGAGGCGGACGACGCCGAGGTGCAGCGCCTTCTCTACGTCGCCGCGACGCGCGCACGTGACGCCCTGTTCATCAGTTCGTCAAAGCCGAAGTTCCTAAGCGCGCTGTCGGAGGCGCTCGACGGTCAGGCGATCACGGTTGCCACAACGCCCCAGTCGCCGCAACTGACGCCCGAATTGCTGCAGCGCGTTAAAGATACCCGCTTTCCGCTCGCCGAGACCCTGCCTGCCGCGCCGCCGCCGTCGCGCCGCCGCCTCACAGCAACCGACATCGCCGACTACGGCAGCCTGATCAACGCCGACACCGAGGAGGAGCGTGACTACTACCGTCACCGTATCCGGCGCCGGCTCCACGCTGACGACTTCGAACCGGTCGAGTCGCTGACCTACGACGCGCAAATCGGTATGCCGTCGCAGCGCCGGATTGGATCGCTGGTGCACAGCGCGCTGCTGTATCGGGTAGACGCGATGATGAAGAACGATCCTGAAGGTGCAGATCAGGCGATAGATTCGCTGGTGTGGGAGGCAGGCATCACGCTGTCGGACGCGCGCCGCAAGGTCGTCGATCGTGTTCGCAGCTACCTCAAGTCGTACATCAACAGCCCGATCGCACGCGACATCGATCGGGCGAAAGAGGTTTACCGCGAGCTGCCGTTCGTCATCGAGCGTGACGGCCAGCTCGTGCATGGCACGATGGACCTCGTGTACGTCGATCATGACAGCCGATGGACAGTCGTCGATTTCAAGACGGACTCGGTACCGGACGACATGGGGCGCATCACCGCGCACGCGCGTAGATACCTGCTCCAGCTTGCCGTGTACGCGGCCGCACTGCGCGAGCGAATCGGCGTTACCCCAACGGCGCAGGTCGTTTACCTGCGCTATCCGCAGCATGTTGTTACGCTGCCTGCGGCAGAGCTTGACCGAGAGCTTGAGTCGCTCAAGCTTGACGCAATCGACGCCAATTTCGATCTCAGCGGCCCGCGAACGTGA
- a CDS encoding PLP-dependent aminotransferase family protein: MIVPVDVDSTKPLYLQIADHVTMLAVGGQLAGGTRLPASRQLAESLQVHRSTVVNAYEELKARGVIDATQGSGSYIVPGLVVSSRQLPAMMPALREPDDIVRMLWRVNRADGVISLALGLPADELMPIETYEAARSRALRRDRAEALNYEDPSGYEPLRRAIAGHLAKSGAVVDPEDVIVTVGAQEALNLTARALATYGDTVLVEAPGFFLYTMNLKRLGYNVLGYRLQQSGPNWPSLADTLRQTTVGGTGDSLPRPRFVLASPDFQNPTGSHWSADDRHRFVRTMQELDLQVIEDATYRDLVYDGAPQMPLLALDDDVIHIGTFSKVMMPALRIGYIVARGALREQLITLRNIACGGAYGLAQRAVTDMLVSGQYDEHMRRIQAEYRVRRDALCAALDEYMPDGVQFEKPTGGFYVWLRLPEQVNAVTLFTEALQRGIAIAPSHVFYPDGIHDNAVRLSFARYNADTLRYAAKRLADLVHHLMR; this comes from the coding sequence ATGATTGTCCCAGTTGATGTCGACAGCACTAAGCCGCTGTATTTGCAGATCGCCGACCATGTGACCATGCTGGCGGTCGGCGGCCAGCTCGCCGGGGGTACGCGTTTACCCGCATCGCGACAGCTTGCCGAGTCGTTGCAGGTTCACCGGTCTACGGTGGTCAACGCGTACGAAGAACTCAAGGCGCGCGGCGTAATCGACGCGACACAGGGTAGCGGCAGCTACATCGTGCCGGGGCTGGTCGTGTCGTCGCGTCAGCTTCCGGCGATGATGCCGGCCCTGCGCGAGCCGGATGACATCGTGCGCATGTTGTGGCGCGTGAATCGTGCCGACGGCGTGATCTCGCTGGCGTTGGGATTGCCTGCCGACGAACTCATGCCGATCGAAACGTACGAGGCCGCCCGATCGCGCGCGCTGCGCCGGGACCGCGCCGAGGCGCTCAACTACGAAGACCCGAGCGGCTACGAACCGCTGCGCCGCGCCATCGCGGGGCACCTGGCCAAGAGTGGGGCGGTCGTCGATCCTGAAGACGTGATCGTCACCGTGGGCGCGCAAGAAGCGTTGAATCTGACGGCGCGCGCGCTCGCCACCTACGGCGATACCGTGCTGGTCGAGGCGCCGGGGTTCTTCCTGTATACGATGAACCTCAAGCGCCTCGGTTACAACGTGTTGGGCTATCGGCTGCAGCAGTCCGGACCGAATTGGCCGTCGCTGGCCGATACACTGCGCCAGACGACCGTCGGTGGCACCGGCGATTCGCTGCCGCGCCCGCGCTTTGTGCTCGCATCGCCGGATTTCCAGAATCCGACTGGGTCGCACTGGTCGGCGGACGACCGCCACCGCTTTGTGCGTACGATGCAGGAACTCGACCTTCAGGTCATCGAGGACGCGACGTACCGCGATCTGGTGTACGACGGCGCCCCGCAGATGCCGCTGCTGGCGCTCGATGACGATGTCATTCACATTGGCACGTTCTCCAAGGTGATGATGCCGGCTCTGCGCATCGGCTACATCGTCGCGCGCGGCGCCCTGCGCGAGCAGTTGATCACGCTGCGCAACATCGCGTGTGGGGGTGCCTACGGGCTCGCCCAGCGCGCGGTCACCGACATGCTCGTCTCGGGTCAGTACGATGAGCACATGCGGCGGATTCAAGCCGAGTATCGGGTGCGGCGCGATGCATTGTGTGCTGCACTCGACGAGTACATGCCGGACGGGGTCCAGTTCGAAAAGCCGACCGGAGGCTTCTACGTGTGGCTGCGCTTGCCGGAACAGGTCAATGCCGTGACCCTGTTCACCGAGGCACTACAGCGCGGAATCGCGATTGCTCCTTCGCACGTGTTTTACCCGGATGGAATTCACGACAACGCCGTCCGGCTGTCATTCGCCCGCTACAACGCGGACACCTTGCGCTATGCCGCCAAGCGGCTTGCCGATCTTGTGCATCACTTGATGCGCTAA
- a CDS encoding sugar transferase produces the protein MLFSPLPRPERLQLRISERRLLMRIGDTLAVLIAVVIALFVWTVVAKYEFSSQFILENSLWFAVLAPLWLTLASANDFYDLRLASKRGQMMQRLLLITAQLIVVYLIVFFFSPREALPRLFILYYGVASFVLITLWRLVNPALIGWATSARKVLVIGTDGGAEEMIRALKSESGGEYWMVGIIGEEHEVGDLIDEVAVIGGPSDLMNFVARERVTELILSSTRDLSGDMFTAVMDAYEHGVALIPMPVLYERLTGRVPVEHVGANWTVVLPLDEGDGFQPYPVLKRLLEVSAALVGFVPFAILLPFVALAIYVDCPGPIFYGQERVGMNGRPFRVNKFRTMIPDAEQATGAVFSDKADPRKTRVGKFLRKTRIDELPQLVNIIRGDMSLIGPRPERPEHVARLQAKIPFYRTRLTVRPGLTGWAQVMYGYGSTDDDALVKLQYDLYYIRHRSLMLDITILVKTIGRVLKMSGV, from the coding sequence ATGCTGTTTTCGCCGCTTCCCCGGCCCGAACGTCTCCAACTAAGAATTTCCGAACGCCGGCTGCTTATGCGCATCGGCGATACGCTTGCCGTGCTCATCGCAGTCGTGATCGCGCTCTTTGTTTGGACAGTGGTCGCCAAGTATGAGTTCTCGTCCCAGTTCATCCTCGAGAACTCGCTGTGGTTCGCCGTCCTCGCTCCGCTGTGGCTCACGCTCGCCAGCGCCAACGACTTCTACGATCTACGCCTCGCCAGCAAGCGCGGGCAAATGATGCAGCGCCTACTGCTGATTACGGCGCAGTTGATCGTCGTGTACCTGATCGTGTTCTTTTTCAGCCCGCGCGAAGCCTTGCCCCGGTTGTTTATCCTGTACTACGGCGTCGCGTCCTTCGTGCTGATCACCCTGTGGCGGCTGGTCAACCCGGCGCTGATCGGCTGGGCCACGTCGGCGCGGAAAGTCCTAGTAATCGGCACCGACGGCGGCGCGGAGGAGATGATACGCGCGCTCAAGAGCGAGTCCGGCGGCGAGTACTGGATGGTCGGCATTATCGGCGAGGAGCATGAGGTCGGCGACTTGATCGACGAGGTCGCAGTGATCGGCGGACCGAGCGACTTGATGAACTTTGTCGCGCGCGAACGGGTCACCGAGCTGATCCTCTCCTCCACGCGCGATCTTTCAGGCGACATGTTCACCGCTGTGATGGACGCCTATGAGCACGGCGTCGCGTTGATACCGATGCCCGTGCTGTATGAACGGTTGACGGGGCGCGTGCCGGTCGAGCACGTCGGCGCAAACTGGACGGTCGTGCTGCCCCTCGATGAAGGCGACGGGTTCCAGCCCTACCCCGTCCTGAAGCGACTCCTTGAAGTGAGCGCCGCACTGGTCGGATTCGTTCCATTCGCGATCCTGCTGCCCTTCGTTGCTCTGGCCATCTATGTCGACTGCCCCGGCCCGATCTTCTACGGGCAGGAGCGCGTGGGCATGAACGGTCGGCCGTTTCGCGTAAACAAGTTCCGCACCATGATCCCCGACGCCGAGCAGGCGACCGGCGCAGTGTTCAGCGATAAGGCCGACCCGCGCAAGACTCGTGTCGGCAAGTTCCTGCGCAAGACCCGTATCGACGAGCTGCCGCAGCTTGTCAACATCATCCGCGGCGACATGAGCTTGATCGGCCCGCGCCCGGAACGCCCGGAGCACGTCGCGCGGCTTCAGGCCAAGATCCCCTTCTACCGCACCCGGCTGACCGTCCGACCCGGCCTGACCGGCTGGGCGCAAGTGATGTACGGGTACGGGTCGACCGATGACGACGCGCTGGTAAAACTGCAGTACGATCTTTACTACATCCGCCATCGATCGCTGATGCTCGACATCACGATTCTCGTCAAGACCATCGGCCGAGTCCTGAAGATGTCCGGTGTGTAG
- a CDS encoding electron transfer flavoprotein subunit alpha/FixB family protein, giving the protein MTVLVWIETEGGKAKPTSWEAIGAGKLIADGFGVGVTAVVLGENATDVAQEALKFGASGALACDDPTLATYRFEAYAAVLSKLVADRSPKAFVAVATSAGRELVAAAAADTNSAIVSEAIELSVADGQVVATRPVYAGKLLSQAASTGEGTVCVTVRARAFKAPAEGAASGSVETVPAVLTEDQVRTKIVSFEAEAGTVNLTDAAILVSGGRGMANNPKDAPAGTENPEIWKAQDAFANVIQPLADVLGGAVGASRAAVDAGYISYAHQVGQTGKTVSPDLYVACAISGAIQHQAGMRTSKVIVAINKDAEAPIFKMARYGLVGDVFKIVPALTAELKARLGK; this is encoded by the coding sequence ATGACCGTTCTAGTCTGGATTGAAACCGAAGGCGGCAAAGCCAAGCCCACCAGTTGGGAGGCGATTGGCGCCGGCAAACTGATCGCGGATGGCTTCGGCGTCGGTGTCACCGCGGTCGTGCTCGGAGAGAACGCGACAGATGTCGCGCAAGAAGCGCTCAAGTTCGGCGCGTCCGGCGCGCTCGCCTGCGACGACCCCACACTGGCGACCTACCGCTTCGAGGCGTATGCGGCAGTCTTGTCCAAGCTGGTTGCCGACCGGTCTCCCAAGGCATTCGTCGCCGTGGCGACATCGGCGGGACGGGAACTCGTCGCCGCTGCCGCCGCCGATACCAACAGCGCCATCGTCTCAGAGGCCATCGAACTGAGTGTGGCGGATGGTCAGGTTGTCGCGACGCGCCCTGTCTACGCTGGCAAGCTGCTCAGCCAAGCCGCCAGCACCGGCGAAGGGACGGTCTGCGTGACCGTTCGTGCCCGGGCGTTCAAGGCGCCCGCAGAGGGCGCGGCTTCCGGCAGCGTCGAGACGGTCCCTGCGGTGCTGACTGAAGATCAGGTTCGCACAAAAATTGTCTCGTTCGAAGCCGAAGCCGGCACGGTCAACCTGACGGACGCCGCGATCCTCGTCAGCGGCGGGCGCGGCATGGCAAACAACCCGAAGGACGCCCCCGCCGGCACCGAGAATCCCGAAATCTGGAAGGCGCAGGACGCGTTCGCCAACGTCATTCAGCCGCTGGCCGACGTGCTCGGCGGCGCAGTGGGCGCATCGCGCGCGGCGGTCGACGCGGGCTACATCTCGTACGCGCATCAGGTCGGCCAGACGGGCAAGACGGTCTCCCCCGACTTGTACGTCGCCTGTGCGATCAGCGGCGCAATTCAGCATCAAGCCGGTATGCGCACGAGCAAGGTGATCGTCGCCATCAACAAGGACGCCGAAGCGCCGATCTTTAAGATGGCGCGCTACGGACTGGTTGGGGACGTGTTCAAAATCGTGCCGGCGCTCACGGCCGAGCTGAAGGCACGCCTCGGCAAGTAA
- a CDS encoding electron transfer flavoprotein subunit beta/FixA family protein, whose product MQIVTFTRSTPDTAARVEVGGDGKVSWGGASTVVNPWDEYALEEAIVQAKNIGGKATVIAIGPEMHSEALKHSLAMGVDEAVRIEDPALDPVDGLSYAVAAAAAVNKLEDVKLIIFGKEAVDVGTDQHTVMIARKLCFPLLTGVSKIVSIDAAAGTIQVERALEGGKQVMTSSLPAVISVTKEINEPRYPSFIGIRKASKATIPVWSLADLGVSLPARRTVVNAYSNLPPRNVEVELIDGEPAEQAKKLVDRLLEEKVL is encoded by the coding sequence TTGCAAATCGTTACGTTTACTCGCAGTACGCCGGATACCGCCGCCCGCGTCGAAGTCGGCGGCGACGGCAAAGTGTCGTGGGGCGGCGCGTCCACCGTGGTCAATCCGTGGGACGAATACGCTCTCGAAGAAGCCATCGTTCAGGCCAAAAACATCGGCGGCAAAGCGACCGTCATCGCGATCGGACCTGAGATGCACAGCGAAGCCCTCAAGCACAGCCTCGCGATGGGTGTGGACGAGGCCGTGCGCATCGAAGACCCGGCGCTCGATCCGGTCGACGGCCTATCCTATGCCGTTGCCGCCGCCGCCGCCGTCAACAAGCTGGAGGATGTCAAGTTGATCATCTTCGGCAAAGAGGCGGTGGACGTCGGCACCGACCAACACACGGTGATGATCGCCCGCAAACTGTGTTTCCCGCTCCTCACCGGCGTTTCGAAGATCGTCTCGATCGACGCGGCCGCCGGCACCATTCAGGTCGAGCGCGCGCTCGAAGGCGGCAAGCAGGTTATGACGAGCAGCCTTCCGGCGGTCATCAGTGTGACCAAGGAGATCAACGAACCGCGCTACCCGTCGTTCATCGGCATCCGCAAGGCGAGCAAGGCCACCATCCCCGTCTGGTCGCTGGCCGACCTCGGAGTATCGCTGCCGGCGCGCCGCACGGTGGTTAACGCCTATTCGAACCTGCCGCCGCGCAATGTCGAGGTCGAGTTGATCGACGGCGAACCCGCCGAACAAGCCAAGAAGCTGGTCGACCGACTCCTCGAAGAAAAGGTGCTCTAA
- a CDS encoding arginine--tRNA ligase yields MDSLLNAHAGLIKRAVSAAQAAGDLPAFELPAIEIKPPARAEMGDYAYAGALAVAKLAGMKPFDIAQAIVKHLPASEFVAGVDAVMPGFVNFRLSADWLRAQIDSIVAEGDAFGSLSIGAGKRAQVEFVSANPTGPLHIGRSRGAIVGDTMARLLEAAGYAVEREYYFNNAGMQMKHLGTSLQLRYLQQLGADVVQPASDDGTFYQGEYLIDFAKDLIAEVGDSWRDRSWEDFKAYAEKKMFDIIRETLKRISIEHDVFFNENSLYETGAVWDTLKALEAAGLIYESAVRESEPEEVKAENAHLPPAKWFRSTALGDVEDRVVLKNDGSPTYTLPDIAYHLNKLARGFDLLVNVLGADHDTEHKVVKYGLKALGGDTAKLHVIIMQFVRLIRDGKEVKMSTRRGNYETLDDLIDQTSPDAVRYMLLARSANSRLDFDLDLALKQSSDNPVYYIQYAYVRTAGILREADVRGFSDAGADLSLLGDEELAFIKRCLTLGDEIALCAQTFEPHRIAFFAQDLANQFHPMYDRVRVFGDGIGDDIARARLRFYKAANVAFRRVLSLMGMSTPDRM; encoded by the coding sequence GTGGATTCGCTGCTCAATGCCCATGCCGGTCTAATCAAACGTGCGGTCTCCGCCGCACAGGCCGCTGGCGACCTCCCCGCCTTCGAACTACCGGCTATCGAGATCAAGCCGCCCGCCCGCGCCGAAATGGGCGATTATGCGTATGCCGGCGCGCTAGCCGTCGCGAAGTTGGCGGGCATGAAGCCGTTCGACATCGCTCAGGCCATCGTCAAGCACCTGCCCGCCTCAGAGTTCGTCGCGGGTGTCGACGCCGTGATGCCGGGATTTGTCAACTTCCGCCTCAGCGCCGATTGGCTGCGCGCGCAGATCGACTCGATCGTCGCCGAGGGCGACGCGTTCGGGTCGCTGTCGATTGGCGCGGGCAAGCGCGCGCAGGTCGAGTTCGTAAGCGCCAACCCGACCGGCCCGCTGCATATCGGCCGCAGTCGCGGCGCGATCGTCGGCGATACGATGGCCCGCCTGCTCGAAGCAGCAGGGTACGCGGTCGAGCGGGAGTACTATTTCAACAACGCCGGCATGCAGATGAAGCATCTCGGCACCAGCCTGCAGCTGCGCTACTTGCAGCAGCTCGGCGCCGACGTCGTGCAGCCTGCATCCGACGACGGCACGTTCTATCAAGGCGAGTACTTGATCGACTTTGCGAAGGATCTGATCGCAGAGGTCGGAGACTCGTGGCGCGACCGGTCGTGGGAAGACTTCAAGGCGTACGCGGAGAAGAAGATGTTCGACATCATCCGCGAAACGCTTAAGCGGATCAGCATCGAACACGACGTTTTCTTCAATGAGAACTCGCTGTACGAAACCGGCGCGGTGTGGGACACGCTGAAGGCATTGGAAGCCGCCGGGTTAATCTACGAGTCTGCCGTGCGTGAGTCCGAGCCCGAAGAAGTGAAAGCCGAGAACGCGCACCTGCCGCCGGCGAAGTGGTTCCGAAGCACGGCGCTCGGCGATGTCGAAGACCGTGTCGTCCTCAAGAACGACGGCTCGCCGACCTATACGCTGCCCGACATCGCGTACCATTTGAACAAGCTGGCACGCGGTTTCGATCTGCTGGTCAACGTGCTCGGCGCCGACCACGATACGGAGCACAAGGTCGTCAAGTACGGCCTGAAGGCGCTGGGCGGCGATACTGCCAAGCTGCACGTCATCATCATGCAGTTCGTGCGCCTCATCCGCGACGGCAAAGAGGTCAAGATGAGCACCCGGCGCGGAAACTACGAGACGCTGGACGACCTGATCGATCAGACCAGCCCCGACGCGGTCCGCTACATGCTGCTTGCCCGCAGCGCCAACAGCCGCCTCGACTTTGACCTCGATCTGGCACTCAAACAATCGTCGGACAATCCCGTCTACTACATCCAGTACGCCTATGTGCGGACTGCCGGTATCCTGCGCGAGGCGGACGTACGCGGCTTCTCCGATGCCGGCGCAGACCTCAGCCTGCTGGGCGACGAGGAACTGGCGTTCATCAAGCGCTGCCTTACGCTCGGCGACGAGATCGCGTTGTGCGCCCAGACGTTCGAGCCGCATCGTATTGCGTTCTTCGCGCAAGATCTCGCTAACCAGTTCCATCCGATGTACGACCGCGTCCGCGTATTCGGCGATGGCATTGGCGACGACATCGCCAGAGCGCGCCTGCGCTTCTATAAGGCGGCCAATGTCGCGTTTCGCCGTGTCCTCTCGCTGATGGGCATGAGCACGCCGGATCGGATGTAG